One segment of Brassica napus cultivar Da-Ae chromosome C3, Da-Ae, whole genome shotgun sequence DNA contains the following:
- the LOC106390077 gene encoding probable caffeoyl-CoA O-methyltransferase At4g26220 isoform X2 encodes MCFNYPAEIYLSACGCGKNTVVTMSKEFCKGLLQSEELYKYILETSVYPRQPEALKELRNITCNHPEAVMATAPDAGQLMGMLLNLVNAKKTIEVGVFTGYSLLLTALTIPEDGKVIAIDVDRGSYEEVGLPIIKKAGVEHKIDFRESEALPVLDELLSHKANEGGFDFAFVDADKENYWNYHERLMRLIKVGGIVVYDNTLWGGTVAKPETSTSEWRRGGRKAILELNQKLSADQRVQISHAVLGDGITICRRLY; translated from the exons ATGTGTTTCAATTATCCGGCTGAAAT ATACTTGAGTGCTTGTGGGTGTGGAAAGAATACTGTGGTTACAATGTCTAAGGAATTCTGCAAGGGATTGCTGCAGAGTGAAGAGCTCTATAAA TATATACTGGAGACCAGCGTGTATCCACGCCAGCCTGAGGCTCTTAAGGAGCTTAGGAACATTACCTGTAACCACCCTGAAGCTGTGATGGCTACTGCACCAGATGCTGGTCAGCTAATGGGGATGCTTCTAAATTTGGTAAATGCAAAAAAAACGATTGAGGTTGGGGTCTTCACTGGATACTCTCTTCTCCTCACTGCTCTTACCATTCCAGAAGATGGAAAG GTTATTGCCATTGACGTGGATAGAGGCTCATACGAAGAGGTAGGATTGCCAATTATAAAGAAAGCTGGTGTTGAACACAAGATTGACTTCAGAGAATCTGAAGCTCTTCCAGTCCTAGACGAACTTTTAAGCCAT AAAGCCAACGAGGGCGGCTTCGATTTCGCATTTGTGGACGCAGACAAGGAGAACTATTGGAACTACCACGAGAGGCTTATGAGACTGATCAAGGTTGGTGGGATTGTAGTGTATGACAACACTCTCTGGGGAGGAACAGTTGCTAAACCGGAGACCTCCACATCTGAGTGGAGGAGAGGAGGCAGGAAAGCCATCCTCGAGCTGAACCAGAAACTCTCTGCTGATCAGCGAGTGCAGATCTCGCACGCTGTGCTTGGCGATGGGATCACTATTTGCAGGAGACTATATTGA
- the LOC106390077 gene encoding probable caffeoyl-CoA O-methyltransferase At4g26220 isoform X1: protein MAWVFLCPNSLTRYLSACGCGKNTVVTMSKEFCKGLLQSEELYKYILETSVYPRQPEALKELRNITCNHPEAVMATAPDAGQLMGMLLNLVNAKKTIEVGVFTGYSLLLTALTIPEDGKVIAIDVDRGSYEEVGLPIIKKAGVEHKIDFRESEALPVLDELLSHKANEGGFDFAFVDADKENYWNYHERLMRLIKVGGIVVYDNTLWGGTVAKPETSTSEWRRGGRKAILELNQKLSADQRVQISHAVLGDGITICRRLY from the exons ATGGCATGGGTATTTTTATGCCCTAATTCCTTGACCAGATACTTGAGTGCTTGTGGGTGTGGAAAGAATACTGTGGTTACAATGTCTAAGGAATTCTGCAAGGGATTGCTGCAGAGTGAAGAGCTCTATAAA TATATACTGGAGACCAGCGTGTATCCACGCCAGCCTGAGGCTCTTAAGGAGCTTAGGAACATTACCTGTAACCACCCTGAAGCTGTGATGGCTACTGCACCAGATGCTGGTCAGCTAATGGGGATGCTTCTAAATTTGGTAAATGCAAAAAAAACGATTGAGGTTGGGGTCTTCACTGGATACTCTCTTCTCCTCACTGCTCTTACCATTCCAGAAGATGGAAAG GTTATTGCCATTGACGTGGATAGAGGCTCATACGAAGAGGTAGGATTGCCAATTATAAAGAAAGCTGGTGTTGAACACAAGATTGACTTCAGAGAATCTGAAGCTCTTCCAGTCCTAGACGAACTTTTAAGCCAT AAAGCCAACGAGGGCGGCTTCGATTTCGCATTTGTGGACGCAGACAAGGAGAACTATTGGAACTACCACGAGAGGCTTATGAGACTGATCAAGGTTGGTGGGATTGTAGTGTATGACAACACTCTCTGGGGAGGAACAGTTGCTAAACCGGAGACCTCCACATCTGAGTGGAGGAGAGGAGGCAGGAAAGCCATCCTCGAGCTGAACCAGAAACTCTCTGCTGATCAGCGAGTGCAGATCTCGCACGCTGTGCTTGGCGATGGGATCACTATTTGCAGGAGACTATATTGA
- the LOC106390077 gene encoding probable caffeoyl-CoA O-methyltransferase At4g26220 isoform X3, with the protein MSKEFCKGLLQSEELYKYILETSVYPRQPEALKELRNITCNHPEAVMATAPDAGQLMGMLLNLVNAKKTIEVGVFTGYSLLLTALTIPEDGKVIAIDVDRGSYEEVGLPIIKKAGVEHKIDFRESEALPVLDELLSHKANEGGFDFAFVDADKENYWNYHERLMRLIKVGGIVVYDNTLWGGTVAKPETSTSEWRRGGRKAILELNQKLSADQRVQISHAVLGDGITICRRLY; encoded by the exons ATGTCTAAGGAATTCTGCAAGGGATTGCTGCAGAGTGAAGAGCTCTATAAA TATATACTGGAGACCAGCGTGTATCCACGCCAGCCTGAGGCTCTTAAGGAGCTTAGGAACATTACCTGTAACCACCCTGAAGCTGTGATGGCTACTGCACCAGATGCTGGTCAGCTAATGGGGATGCTTCTAAATTTGGTAAATGCAAAAAAAACGATTGAGGTTGGGGTCTTCACTGGATACTCTCTTCTCCTCACTGCTCTTACCATTCCAGAAGATGGAAAG GTTATTGCCATTGACGTGGATAGAGGCTCATACGAAGAGGTAGGATTGCCAATTATAAAGAAAGCTGGTGTTGAACACAAGATTGACTTCAGAGAATCTGAAGCTCTTCCAGTCCTAGACGAACTTTTAAGCCAT AAAGCCAACGAGGGCGGCTTCGATTTCGCATTTGTGGACGCAGACAAGGAGAACTATTGGAACTACCACGAGAGGCTTATGAGACTGATCAAGGTTGGTGGGATTGTAGTGTATGACAACACTCTCTGGGGAGGAACAGTTGCTAAACCGGAGACCTCCACATCTGAGTGGAGGAGAGGAGGCAGGAAAGCCATCCTCGAGCTGAACCAGAAACTCTCTGCTGATCAGCGAGTGCAGATCTCGCACGCTGTGCTTGGCGATGGGATCACTATTTGCAGGAGACTATATTGA